A single region of the Silene latifolia isolate original U9 population chromosome 8, ASM4854445v1, whole genome shotgun sequence genome encodes:
- the LOC141595065 gene encoding uncharacterized protein LOC141595065 produces the protein MNKVDCGVIMETHIKPNFVKITYKRVFSFSSLKTNYESHHGGRIWLLWNLVSVHVKLLEKGAQYLHCSLLHHSTQQTIWLTVVYAFNRANERIDLLNKLNAISIGLTGPWLCVGDFNFSLSSDERVGCISQERDIQEFRDWLHTCSLEDHPYTEGVYTWHNKQHLSSRWAKLDRLLVNLAWFLGLTASVVVFPSGISDYAHILLTTPSTSNYHWAFRYLNYSAISPKFKVLVAKSWITPRVGSQIFSLFSHLSNLRHDLKHIHHTEFNGLTIREKTLVQEFVQLKNAKLKMLAQKAKIQYLKLSDSNTRYFYASIAARRVQNTIGTIADVRGIVCLGQENVAQAFLTYYQDLLGTS, from the exons ATGAATAAAGTGGATTGTGGTGTTATTATGGAGACCCATATTAAACCTAATTTTGTTAAGATTACCTATAAGAGAGTCTTTAGCTTTTCTTCTCTGAAAACTAATTATGAGTCTCATCATGGTGGAAGAATATGGCTTCTTTGGAACCTTGTTTCTGTTCATGTCAAGTTACTTGAAAAAGGGGCTCAGTATTTACATTGCTCGCTTCTTCATCACTCTACTCAGCAGACTATTTGGCTTACTGTGGTTTATGCTTTTAATCGTGCTAATGAGAGGATTGATTTGTTGAATAAGCTCAATGCAATTTCTATTGGCCTTACTGGTCCTTGGCTTTGTGTAGGTGATTTTAATTTTTCACTTAGCTCAGATGAAAGGGTGGGCTGTATAAGTCAAGAGAGAGACATACAGGAGTTTAGAGATTGGCTTCACACTTGTTCACTGGAAGATCATCCATACACTGAGGGAGTTTACACTTGGCACAATAAACAACATCTTTCTTCTAGATGGGCTAAATTGGATAGGCTCCTGGTTAACCTTGCATGGTTCCTCGGTCTAACTGCCTCAGTTGTCGTTTTCCCTTCTGGTATATCTGATTATGCTCATATTCTCCTTACCACTCCTTCTACAAGTAATTATCATTGGGCTTTTAGATACTTAAATTATTCGGCTATATCCCCCAAGTTTAAAGTTCTTGTTGCCAAAAGTTGGATAACACCTAGGGTGGGTAGTCAAATTTTCTCTTTATTCTCACATCTGAGCAATCTTAGGCATGATTTGAAGCATATCCATCATACTGAATTTAATGGTCTTACTATCAGA GAGAAAACCCTGGTGCAAGAGTTTGTGCAGCTTAAGAATGCTAAGCTGAAGATGTTAGCTCAAAAAGCTAAAATTCAGTATTTGAAGCTTAGTGATTCTAATACTAGATATTTTTATGCTAGTATTGCTGCCAGGAGGGTGCAAAATACTATTGGAACTATTGCTGATGTTCGTGGTATTGTTTGCCTGGGACAAGAGAATGTTGCTCAGGCTTTTCTAACCTACTATCAGGATCTGTTGGGAACTTCTTAA